A window from Marinagarivorans cellulosilyticus encodes these proteins:
- a CDS encoding cytochrome c3 family protein translates to MLLPCDINEDYCDLKMTVSYRRLFPVLRVCMAVLLFYVSADAFAQDASFSFKKLLMPGPVVAGHAEYEKECDLCHGDDRPQLCRDCHEEIDADIIKAEGFHGRMAVAKELDCIGCHSEHLGRDGDILNFDADTFNHANTDYELTGKHGEVQCSSCHQESKTYREAPSQCFDCHEKDDNHKGAFGEECSDCHVTDGWQDNRYDHSETEFALFGRHEEITCGACHPDQKYENTPTECYACHAVNDVHAGVNGRECDKCHKVTTWDELAFDHNVDTDFKIKGGHEGLNCNACHEQSGFEKQPSMRCVGCHINDDKHFGRNGRECDSCHNENSWKKQTFDHNDDTDFELHGKHVGLSCESCHGTEETNKELASECVDCHSADDVHEGQEGKQCGQCHNEEGWQTKVRFDHNLSAFPLMGMHAITSCESCHASKTFQDAKTACYDCHQADDSHKLSLGTDCASCHTPNDWKLWLFDHNTQTDFKLDGAHEGQACSACHTEPAKDGVKQSTACIACHANDDEHNKRFGRTCERCHVTESFKVIGVQVR, encoded by the coding sequence TTGCTTTTGCCTTGCGACATTAATGAAGATTATTGTGATTTGAAAATGACCGTGTCTTATCGCCGCTTGTTCCCTGTACTGCGCGTTTGTATGGCTGTGCTGCTGTTTTATGTTAGCGCCGATGCTTTCGCTCAGGATGCTTCCTTTTCGTTTAAAAAGTTATTAATGCCAGGGCCTGTTGTGGCGGGGCATGCTGAGTACGAAAAGGAGTGTGACCTTTGCCATGGCGATGACCGGCCACAGCTGTGTCGCGATTGCCACGAAGAAATCGATGCTGATATTATCAAAGCAGAAGGCTTTCATGGCCGTATGGCGGTTGCAAAGGAGCTCGACTGTATTGGTTGTCACTCTGAGCACTTGGGGCGCGATGGCGATATCCTTAACTTTGATGCCGATACCTTTAACCATGCCAATACCGACTACGAATTAACCGGCAAGCATGGCGAGGTACAATGTTCGTCTTGCCACCAAGAAAGCAAAACCTACCGCGAAGCGCCCAGCCAGTGTTTTGATTGTCACGAAAAAGACGATAATCACAAAGGCGCTTTTGGCGAGGAGTGTAGCGATTGCCATGTGACCGACGGCTGGCAAGATAACCGCTACGATCACTCAGAAACTGAGTTTGCACTATTTGGCCGCCACGAAGAAATTACCTGTGGTGCTTGCCATCCGGATCAGAAATACGAAAACACGCCTACCGAATGTTATGCCTGCCATGCGGTTAACGATGTGCATGCCGGTGTTAATGGTCGCGAGTGCGATAAGTGCCATAAGGTAACAACTTGGGATGAGCTGGCTTTTGATCACAACGTCGATACCGACTTTAAGATTAAGGGCGGCCACGAAGGCTTAAATTGTAATGCCTGTCACGAGCAGTCGGGCTTTGAAAAGCAACCCAGCATGCGCTGCGTAGGCTGCCACATTAACGATGATAAGCACTTTGGCCGCAATGGTCGCGAGTGCGATAGCTGCCATAACGAAAACAGCTGGAAGAAACAAACCTTTGATCACAATGACGATACTGACTTTGAATTACACGGTAAGCACGTCGGCTTAAGTTGCGAAAGTTGCCACGGCACCGAGGAGACCAATAAAGAATTAGCCTCTGAGTGTGTGGATTGCCACAGTGCTGACGACGTGCACGAAGGGCAAGAGGGTAAACAGTGTGGCCAGTGCCACAACGAAGAGGGCTGGCAAACCAAGGTGCGCTTTGATCACAACTTATCAGCCTTCCCTTTGATGGGGATGCACGCGATTACGAGCTGCGAAAGTTGCCATGCCAGCAAGACCTTCCAAGATGCCAAAACGGCCTGTTACGATTGCCACCAAGCCGATGATAGCCACAAGCTATCTTTAGGTACCGATTGCGCTAGTTGCCACACGCCGAATGATTGGAAGCTCTGGTTGTTCGATCACAATACACAAACCGATTTTAAGCTCGATGGTGCCCACGAAGGGCAGGCTTGCAGCGCTTGCCATACCGAGCCTGCTAAAGATGGTGTTAAGCAAAGTACCGCTTGTATTGCCTGTCACGCTAATGATGACGAGCACAATAAGCGCTTTGGGCGCACTTGTGAGCGTTGCCATGTGACCGAGTCCTTTAAAGTGATTGGAGTACAAGTGCGATGA